In Natronococcus occultus SP4, the following proteins share a genomic window:
- a CDS encoding NAD(P)H-dependent oxidoreductase yields the protein MNVLLILGHPRTDSYCAALAEAYRNGASEAGVDVRELAVADLEFDPDVHADCPSDQPLEPDLQAAEREIEWADHLVFVYPNWWGTMPARLKGFFDRVFRPGFAFSFYEEGEGAGKEELLNDKTAELLVTMDVPPRIYRWLLRQPGNHALKRATLGYAGVRTTRVTNLGPIEDSDLEQREAWLEEARELGRRLETGPDSQLGRVTRTATSWLRALRLQFYPMAWIAYTVGALAAAGSDVFATGAYWLGLAFLFVLEAATVLSNEYADYETDRENTFAGPFTGGSRVLVDGELSFEQLRAGIGAFLTAAAVLGGATLFVGAGSTAATAGTMGVLTVLALGYTLPPPKLAYRTLGELDVAITHSVGVLLLGFVVLGGSWHDPLPWLLGVPFLLSVLPAITLAGVPDVDADRSADKRTIAVRFGVDGAAMVAAATAVLAAVLGTLFQLFDIVPGYRPAIYLALVHALGLVWLLRERLEAEAGAQRIDLLLIASLSYIAWFGVVPLVGLL from the coding sequence GTGAACGTACTACTCATCCTGGGACATCCGCGGACGGACAGTTACTGTGCCGCGTTAGCCGAGGCCTACCGGAACGGCGCCAGCGAGGCCGGCGTCGACGTGCGCGAACTCGCCGTCGCCGATCTCGAGTTCGACCCCGACGTCCACGCCGACTGTCCGAGCGACCAGCCCCTCGAGCCGGATCTGCAAGCGGCCGAGCGCGAGATCGAGTGGGCCGACCACCTCGTCTTCGTCTACCCGAACTGGTGGGGGACGATGCCCGCCCGACTCAAGGGGTTTTTCGACCGGGTGTTCAGACCCGGCTTCGCCTTCTCGTTTTACGAGGAGGGCGAGGGCGCCGGCAAAGAGGAGCTGCTCAACGACAAGACCGCCGAGTTGCTCGTTACGATGGACGTGCCACCGCGGATCTACCGGTGGCTCCTCCGCCAACCCGGAAACCACGCGCTCAAGCGCGCGACCCTGGGGTACGCCGGGGTCCGGACCACGCGGGTGACGAACTTGGGGCCGATCGAGGACTCCGACCTCGAGCAACGCGAGGCGTGGCTCGAGGAGGCACGGGAGCTGGGCCGACGCCTCGAGACCGGTCCCGACTCGCAGCTGGGACGGGTGACGCGGACGGCGACGAGCTGGCTGCGGGCGCTGCGCCTGCAGTTCTACCCGATGGCCTGGATCGCCTACACCGTCGGCGCGCTGGCGGCGGCCGGCTCGGACGTGTTCGCGACGGGCGCCTACTGGCTGGGGCTTGCGTTTCTGTTCGTCCTCGAGGCCGCGACGGTGTTGAGCAACGAGTACGCTGATTACGAGACCGACCGCGAGAACACCTTCGCGGGCCCGTTCACCGGCGGCTCACGTGTCCTGGTCGACGGCGAGCTCTCCTTCGAGCAGCTACGGGCCGGGATCGGCGCCTTTCTCACGGCGGCCGCCGTCCTCGGCGGAGCAACGCTATTCGTCGGAGCGGGCTCGACGGCAGCGACGGCCGGCACGATGGGGGTGTTGACGGTGCTGGCGCTTGGCTACACGCTCCCGCCACCGAAACTTGCCTACCGAACGCTGGGTGAGCTCGACGTCGCCATCACTCACAGCGTCGGCGTTCTCCTGCTTGGATTCGTCGTCCTCGGTGGTTCGTGGCACGATCCGCTCCCGTGGCTGCTAGGGGTACCTTTCCTGCTGTCGGTGCTTCCCGCGATCACACTGGCCGGCGTCCCGGACGTCGACGCCGATCGGAGCGCGGACAAACGAACGATCGCCGTCCGGTTCGGCGTCGACGGCGCCGCGATGGTGGCCGCGGCGACGGCCGTCCTCGCCGCGGTGTTGGGCACGCTCTTCCAGCTGTTCGACATCGTTCCCGGCTACAGACCCGCGATCTACCTCGCGCTCGTCCACGCGCTGGGACTGGTCTGGCTGCTCCGCGAGCGCCTCGAGGCCGAGGCGGGCGCCCAGCGGATCGACCTGCTGCTGATCGCCTCGCTGAGCTACATCGCCTGGTTCGGCG
- a CDS encoding cupin domain-containing protein produces the protein MSEPLLRRSDEIEYESVDAADGLEKGVLIDESDGAPNFAIRRFVLEAGATVPEHTNAVEHEQYVLEGEYTVGIGDEEHEVEAGDSLLLPAGTVHWYRNEGDEDGAFLCAVPNGDDEIELVE, from the coding sequence ATGTCCGAACCACTGCTCCGTCGCAGCGACGAGATCGAGTACGAGTCCGTCGATGCCGCCGACGGCCTCGAAAAGGGCGTCCTGATCGACGAGAGCGACGGCGCGCCGAACTTCGCAATTCGTCGATTCGTTCTCGAAGCCGGTGCCACAGTCCCCGAACACACGAACGCGGTCGAACACGAGCAGTACGTCCTCGAGGGCGAGTACACGGTCGGCATCGGAGACGAGGAACACGAGGTCGAAGCCGGCGACTCGCTGTTGCTCCCCGCAGGAACCGTCCACTGGTACCGCAACGAGGGCGACGAGGACGGGGCCTTCCTCTGTGCGGTCCCCAACGGCGACGACGAGATCGAACTCGTCGAGTAG